From Staphylococcus sp. M0911, a single genomic window includes:
- a CDS encoding SDR family oxidoreductase codes for MNIMLTGATGNLGHHITSQAIEHGIDRFYIGVRNLEKVPERWRDNVSVRQLDYFDEKSMITAFQDMDTVIFIPSIIHPSIKRIPEVENLISAAKQSGVSHIIYIGYYADQHNNPFHMSPYFGYAERLLASSGIDYTYVRMAMYMDPLKPYLPELMDMHKLIYPVGEGRINYITRHDIARGIIAIIENPDTWGERYLLSGYSYDMYELADILSDVSQTEIKYEPVSLETFANMYDEPKGFGALLASMYEAGARGLLDQHSNDFENLVNDKPQTFKDFLME; via the coding sequence ATGAATATAATGTTAACAGGTGCTACAGGAAATTTAGGTCATCATATTACTAGCCAAGCCATCGAACATGGTATTGACCGATTTTATATAGGGGTAAGAAATTTAGAGAAAGTTCCAGAACGATGGAGAGATAATGTTTCTGTAAGGCAATTGGATTATTTTGATGAAAAAAGTATGATTACAGCATTTCAAGATATGGATACGGTCATTTTTATACCAAGTATCATACATCCATCTATTAAAAGAATTCCAGAAGTAGAGAATCTAATTAGTGCAGCAAAGCAAAGCGGTGTTAGTCATATAATTTATATTGGATATTATGCTGATCAACATAATAATCCTTTCCATATGAGTCCTTACTTTGGATATGCTGAACGTCTTCTTGCTTCAAGCGGTATTGATTATACATATGTCAGAATGGCAATGTATATGGATCCATTGAAACCGTATCTTCCAGAATTAATGGATATGCATAAGTTGATATATCCAGTAGGTGAAGGACGAATTAATTATATAACTAGACATGATATTGCAAGAGGTATCATTGCTATCATAGAAAATCCTGATACATGGGGAGAACGTTACTTATTATCAGGATATAGTTATGATATGTATGAGCTTGCAGATATTTTATCAGATGTATCTCAAACAGAAATTAAATATGAACCTGTTTCATTAGAGACGTTTGCAAATATGTATGATGAACCAAAAGGATTTGGAGCACTTCTAGCATCCATGTATGAAGCGGGTGCAAGGGGATTACTGGATCAACATTCTAATGATTTTGAAAACTTAGTTAACGACAAGCCACAAACATTTAAAGACTTTCTAATGGAATAA
- a CDS encoding ribulokinase encodes MSYSIGVDYGTGSGRAFLVDTRNGKIIDKYIKPYTHGTIEKNLNGVKLPHSFSLQNGNDYMEVLEEGVPYLIESSGVNPEEIVGIGIDFTSSTVMFTDEHLEPIHNLPGFENNPHAYVKLWKHHGAQAEADQLFQTALDNKSRWLGYYGFNVSSEWMIPKIMEVMNKAPEVLEKTSNIMEAGDWIVNKLTGQNVRSNCGLGFKSFWEENEGFHYDLFDKVDDQLSDVVREKVDAPIVKIGETVGQISEEMAEKLGLSTKTKVSPFIIDAHSSLLGIGSQQDKQMTMVIGTSTCHLMLNEQQHQVPGISGSVKGAIIPELYAYEAGQSAVGDLFEYIANQSPKAYVDEANERDISIFELLNEKVKDQMPGESGLIVLDWHNGNRSVLSDSNLKGCVFGMSLQKTHEELYRAYLEATAFGTKMIMQQYQSWNMDVEDVFACGGIPKKNPLMMDIYANVLNKKVTIIDSEYAPAIGAAILGSVCGGAHQTLNEAIESMKEPVLYEVTPDPEKVKRYKKLFSAYKELHDIHGYKKARIMRNVGKLMEA; translated from the coding sequence ATGAGTTATAGCATTGGAGTAGATTACGGAACAGGCTCAGGAAGAGCTTTTTTAGTTGATACAAGAAATGGAAAAATAATAGATAAATATATAAAGCCATATACACATGGCACAATTGAAAAGAATTTAAATGGAGTTAAGTTACCACATAGCTTCTCACTTCAAAATGGAAATGATTATATGGAAGTTTTAGAAGAGGGTGTGCCATATTTAATTGAATCTTCAGGTGTAAACCCAGAAGAAATTGTAGGTATTGGCATTGATTTTACTTCTTCTACAGTTATGTTTACAGATGAACATTTAGAACCTATTCATAATTTACCAGGATTTGAAAATAATCCACATGCATATGTAAAACTATGGAAGCATCATGGTGCTCAAGCAGAAGCGGATCAACTTTTCCAAACGGCATTAGATAATAAGAGTAGATGGTTAGGCTACTATGGATTTAATGTTAGTAGTGAATGGATGATTCCTAAAATTATGGAAGTAATGAACAAGGCACCAGAAGTGTTAGAAAAAACATCTAATATCATGGAAGCTGGAGATTGGATTGTTAATAAATTAACAGGACAAAATGTTCGCTCTAATTGTGGTTTAGGTTTTAAATCATTTTGGGAAGAAAATGAAGGATTCCATTATGATTTGTTTGATAAAGTAGATGATCAATTATCAGATGTTGTACGTGAAAAGGTGGACGCACCAATTGTTAAAATAGGCGAAACAGTTGGCCAAATTTCTGAAGAGATGGCAGAGAAATTGGGTCTTTCTACCAAAACAAAAGTAAGTCCGTTTATCATCGATGCACATTCTAGTTTATTAGGTATTGGTTCACAACAAGACAAGCAAATGACAATGGTAATTGGAACAAGTACATGTCATCTTATGTTAAATGAACAACAACATCAAGTGCCTGGTATTTCAGGTTCTGTTAAAGGTGCAATTATTCCAGAATTATATGCTTATGAAGCGGGACAATCAGCAGTAGGTGATCTTTTTGAATATATTGCAAATCAATCACCGAAAGCATATGTCGATGAAGCGAATGAAAGAGATATTTCAATTTTTGAATTATTAAATGAGAAAGTAAAAGACCAAATGCCAGGTGAGAGTGGTCTAATTGTTTTAGATTGGCACAATGGTAACCGAAGTGTGTTAAGTGATAGTAACTTAAAAGGGTGTGTATTTGGCATGTCGTTACAAAAGACACATGAAGAACTTTACCGTGCATACTTAGAAGCTACAGCATTTGGTACTAAAATGATTATGCAACAATACCAAAGTTGGAATATGGATGTTGAAGATGTCTTTGCTTGTGGTGGTATTCCTAAGAAAAATCCACTAATGATGGACATTTATGCAAATGTACTAAATAAAAAAGTAACAATAATAGATAGTGAATATGCACCTGCTATTGGTGCAGCAATTCTTGGTTCAGTTTGTGGTGGTGCACATCAAACGTTAAATGAAGCTATTGAGTCTATGAAAGAACCTGTTTTATATGAAGTAACGCCAGATCCTGAAAAAGTGAAACGTTATAAGAAACTATTCAGCGCGTATAAAGAATTGCATGATATTCATGGTTATAAAAAAGCGAGAATCATGCGTAATGTGGGTAAATTAATGGAAGCATAA
- a CDS encoding alcohol dehydrogenase catalytic domain-containing protein, with amino-acid sequence MSIESKAYRLIQPGEFEYTTINHEFRDGDVIVNPSKASVCHADLRYYTGNRRKEALDKKLPMALFHEGIGTIEDSKHPDYQKGDKVVIVPNIPSRLRAGDFEETDLLDNYDENAVFMGSGYDGICQDRMVVPGDNIVKIPDTLDEDVALLAELCSVSLFPINQLKEITTKSSPQVAVFGDGPVGYLAATALHYIYGIEKENLIVFGAIEEKLQSFENFATTHLVFDYDFNSHKGVHTVFECCGGKFSESAINQAIDLIDRQGQIVLMGVTEDLVGINTRDVLEKGLTLSGSSRSTKQEFEQLIASFENEEYQQALKKLIPDEYYDIHSTEDLKKAMDDTAAHKGWKKTYLRYHWS; translated from the coding sequence ATGAGCATTGAGTCAAAAGCTTATCGCCTAATTCAACCTGGCGAATTTGAATATACAACAATTAATCATGAGTTTAGAGATGGTGATGTTATTGTTAATCCTTCTAAAGCAAGTGTTTGTCATGCTGATTTAAGATATTACACAGGTAATAGACGTAAAGAAGCATTAGACAAAAAATTGCCTATGGCATTATTCCATGAAGGTATCGGTACTATTGAAGATTCTAAACATCCTGATTATCAAAAAGGAGATAAAGTAGTTATCGTTCCGAATATCCCTTCTCGCTTAAGAGCTGGTGACTTCGAAGAAACAGATTTATTAGATAATTATGATGAAAATGCCGTATTTATGGGTAGCGGCTATGATGGTATTTGCCAAGATAGAATGGTTGTACCCGGAGATAACATCGTGAAAATTCCAGACACATTAGATGAAGACGTCGCTTTATTAGCTGAATTATGTTCAGTATCATTATTCCCAATCAATCAACTTAAAGAGATTACTACTAAATCTTCTCCACAAGTTGCAGTATTCGGCGACGGCCCGGTTGGTTATTTAGCAGCAACTGCACTTCATTATATATATGGCATTGAAAAAGAAAATTTAATTGTTTTCGGCGCTATTGAAGAAAAACTTCAATCATTCGAAAACTTTGCGACAACACATCTTGTATTTGATTATGATTTCAACAGTCATAAAGGCGTTCATACTGTATTTGAATGTTGTGGTGGTAAATTCTCTGAATCTGCAATCAACCAAGCTATCGATTTAATTGATAGACAAGGACAAATCGTTTTAATGGGTGTTACTGAAGACTTAGTTGGTATTAATACACGTGACGTATTAGAAAAAGGTTTAACACTTTCAGGTAGTTCAAGAAGTACAAAACAAGAATTTGAACAACTCATTGCTTCATTCGAAAATGAAGAGTATCAACAAGCCCTTAAAAAATTAATCCCTGATGAATACTATGATATCCATAGTACAGAAGATCTTAAAAAGGCGATGGATGATACTGCAGCACATAAAGGTTGGAAAAAAACATATTTAAGATATCACTGGTCATAA
- a CDS encoding MFS transporter, which produces MMNKTTFLGMPKQIVWGYIGILIFMMGDGLEIGWLSPYLQHNGFSSNEVSWLFGCYGITVAIASWFSGVLAEALGGKRTMFIGLVLYIIGTIFFVGIALPSENLAIMYPAYALRGLGYPLFAYSFLVWISYRSEQRTLGAAVGWFWLVFTGGLNVLGAFYSIFAIKYLGHIGTLWSSLFWVVLGGFLAIVLNKDKLPTDKSNAKAKLAEMLKGFTIVVEEPKVLVGGIVRVINTTAQFAFPIFLPLYLESYGIPTSKWLAVWSAIFFGNIVFNLIWGIIGDKIGWRNTVMIFGGIGSGISCLLMGYVPIWSHGNIILLTIVGVAWGIFIAAYVPLTALIPSLVKKDKGATLSILNLGAGLPVFVGPMIVRIFLEPFGDLGVIWILGILYFISTILTYFIKMPKSQQYGETE; this is translated from the coding sequence ATGATGAATAAGACAACGTTTTTAGGTATGCCCAAACAAATCGTATGGGGTTACATTGGGATATTAATATTTATGATGGGAGACGGCCTAGAAATTGGTTGGCTAAGCCCCTATTTGCAACATAATGGCTTTAGCTCAAATGAAGTAAGTTGGTTATTTGGGTGCTATGGTATTACGGTTGCAATTGCAAGTTGGTTCAGTGGTGTTTTAGCTGAAGCATTAGGCGGTAAACGTACGATGTTTATCGGTTTAGTATTGTACATTATTGGAACAATATTCTTTGTTGGTATTGCACTACCTTCTGAGAATTTAGCAATTATGTATCCTGCTTATGCATTAAGAGGTTTAGGTTATCCTTTATTCGCTTATTCATTCTTAGTTTGGATTTCATATCGTTCTGAACAACGTACGTTAGGCGCAGCTGTAGGTTGGTTCTGGCTTGTATTTACTGGTGGATTAAATGTGCTAGGTGCATTTTACTCTATCTTTGCTATTAAATACTTAGGTCATATCGGAACATTATGGAGCTCATTATTCTGGGTAGTTTTAGGTGGATTCTTAGCAATCGTCTTGAATAAAGATAAATTACCTACTGATAAAAGTAATGCCAAAGCAAAATTAGCTGAAATGTTAAAAGGATTCACAATCGTTGTTGAAGAACCAAAAGTATTAGTAGGTGGTATTGTACGTGTCATTAATACTACTGCACAATTTGCTTTCCCAATCTTCTTACCACTTTACTTAGAATCATACGGCATCCCGACTTCTAAATGGTTAGCTGTTTGGTCAGCTATTTTCTTCGGAAATATCGTCTTTAACCTTATTTGGGGTATTATCGGAGATAAAATTGGTTGGCGTAATACTGTTATGATTTTCGGTGGTATCGGTAGTGGTATCTCATGTCTATTAATGGGCTATGTACCTATCTGGTCACACGGAAATATCATTTTACTTACAATTGTTGGTGTTGCTTGGGGTATCTTTATCGCAGCATATGTACCTTTAACTGCTTTAATTCCTTCATTAGTGAAAAAAGATAAAGGTGCTACCCTTTCAATTTTAAACTTAGGTGCTGGTTTACCAGTGTTCGTAGGCCCAATGATCGTAAGAATTTTCTTAGAACCGTTTGGTGACTTAGGCGTAATTTGGATTTTAGGTATATTATACTTTATTAGTACAATTTTAACTTACTTCATTAAAATGCCGAAAAGTCAACAATACGGTGAAACAGAATAA
- a CDS encoding DeoR/GlpR family DNA-binding transcription regulator, translated as MLPAEREQKIISYLTKYKTASVHTLAKEFNVHDATIRRDLVKLEQYNQIRRTHGGVVLNNENVYSELNFDERQTEYYYEKLGIGYKAAEFVEDGDTLIIDSGSTTLLFAKALLHKQHLTIITNDIHIASILRSSNHKVIVTGGTLYHNNYVLNGLITTQTLQSFNSMKAFLATPAIDAIKGVTHYSEEFVDAKRQMVNQSKEVYMLTDSSKLNKIAFYQVCPIHKITALITDHHEDIHEYKKTIPNVIAVNPKDYQ; from the coding sequence ATGTTACCTGCCGAAAGAGAACAAAAAATTATATCCTATTTAACTAAATACAAAACTGCCTCAGTTCACACATTAGCTAAAGAATTTAATGTACATGATGCCACAATTCGTCGCGATCTTGTTAAACTCGAGCAATATAACCAAATTAGACGTACACATGGTGGTGTGGTGTTAAATAATGAAAATGTATATAGTGAGCTGAATTTCGATGAAAGACAGACAGAATATTATTACGAAAAGCTAGGTATTGGATACAAAGCTGCTGAGTTCGTTGAAGATGGAGACACACTTATTATCGACTCAGGTTCAACCACATTATTATTTGCTAAAGCTTTACTGCATAAGCAACATTTAACCATCATTACAAATGATATCCATATCGCTTCGATACTTCGTTCTTCTAACCATAAAGTCATCGTGACTGGCGGCACACTATATCATAACAACTATGTACTAAATGGTTTAATTACGACACAAACACTACAATCATTTAACTCGATGAAGGCTTTTTTAGCTACTCCTGCTATAGATGCGATCAAAGGTGTAACTCACTATAGTGAAGAATTTGTAGACGCTAAACGCCAAATGGTAAATCAATCTAAAGAAGTGTATATGCTTACAGACAGTTCTAAATTGAATAAAATTGCTTTTTACCAAGTATGTCCTATTCATAAAATTACTGCTTTAATCACAGATCATCACGAAGACATACATGAGTATAAGAAGACCATTCCAAATGTGATTGCAGTCAACCCTAAAGATTATCAATAA
- a CDS encoding ornithine cyclodeaminase family protein, producing MLYLTEKDQQQLLNMREVIDEVAESLKAFSEGETETPLRYSIPFNEDNRYLVMPALSDALKIVGLKTVTFAPKNPEKGKSTISGSVILSDYETGETLSVLDGGYLTKIRTGAISGVATKYLSRENASTLCVIGAGEQAEGLIAAVLAVRNINRIHFASRTIEKAERLAKQTKDLYDVNVEVFEDANQAIEGTDIVVTATNSSTPVFDRTLDPGVHLNAVGSFKPDMQELPTESMMVANKIVVESTEAAMEETGDLKIPEQEGVLTQDMLHAELGDIVAGRKQGRTDEKEVTLFKSVGLAIVDIVVANYFYKKAQK from the coding sequence ATGTTGTATTTAACTGAAAAAGACCAACAACAATTACTCAATATGCGTGAAGTGATAGATGAAGTAGCAGAATCACTCAAAGCCTTTTCTGAAGGCGAAACTGAAACCCCTTTACGATATTCTATTCCATTCAATGAAGATAATAGATATTTAGTCATGCCTGCGCTATCAGATGCTTTGAAAATTGTCGGTTTAAAGACAGTGACTTTTGCACCTAAAAATCCGGAAAAAGGTAAGTCGACCATTAGTGGCTCAGTTATTTTAAGTGATTATGAAACTGGCGAAACTTTGTCTGTTTTAGACGGTGGGTATTTGACTAAAATTAGAACAGGTGCCATATCTGGTGTTGCCACAAAATATTTATCTAGAGAAAATGCAAGTACTTTATGTGTGATTGGTGCCGGCGAACAAGCTGAAGGACTAATTGCGGCTGTTTTAGCAGTCAGAAATATTAATAGGATTCACTTTGCTAGTAGAACGATAGAGAAAGCAGAAAGATTAGCAAAACAAACTAAAGATTTATATGATGTTAATGTTGAAGTATTTGAAGATGCAAATCAGGCTATTGAAGGGACAGATATCGTTGTCACTGCTACTAATTCATCAACTCCGGTTTTCGATAGAACATTAGATCCAGGTGTTCATTTGAATGCGGTAGGTTCTTTTAAACCTGATATGCAAGAGTTACCAACAGAATCTATGATGGTTGCGAATAAAATTGTCGTAGAATCAACAGAAGCAGCAATGGAAGAAACAGGAGATTTAAAAATTCCCGAACAAGAAGGCGTATTAACGCAAGATATGTTACACGCAGAGCTCGGGGATATTGTGGCAGGTCGTAAACAAGGTAGAACAGATGAGAAAGAAGTCACGCTATTTAAATCAGTGGGACTAGCAATTGTAGATATTGTCGTAGCTAATTACTTTTATAAAAAAGCACAGAAATAA
- a CDS encoding GNAT family N-acetyltransferase, translating into MDEIRQLTYDDETQFLKYINEWYENEEKIVPGNTDLKKYTSFKEMVDHINKSKPREDWVETSTSFYFKDNVIVGAVNIRYQLNESLTRIGGHVGYGVAQSQRGKGYAKEMLGHALDILKTKQIKYVLMTCNPKNFSSQKVIKYYGGYEIEPYIKKNGSPVKRYHIPIN; encoded by the coding sequence ATGGATGAAATTCGACAACTTACATATGATGATGAAACACAATTTCTAAAATATATTAATGAATGGTACGAAAATGAAGAGAAAATTGTTCCTGGTAATACAGATTTAAAAAAATATACATCTTTTAAAGAAATGGTAGATCATATTAATAAGTCAAAGCCTAGAGAAGATTGGGTGGAAACAAGTACATCGTTTTACTTTAAAGATAATGTTATTGTAGGCGCGGTTAATATTCGCTATCAGCTGAATGAATCATTAACGCGAATAGGTGGACATGTAGGGTATGGTGTGGCACAATCACAACGTGGTAAAGGCTATGCAAAAGAAATGCTAGGTCATGCTTTAGATATATTAAAAACAAAACAAATTAAATATGTATTAATGACATGTAATCCTAAGAATTTTAGCTCTCAAAAAGTAATCAAGTATTATGGCGGCTATGAAATAGAACCCTATATCAAAAAGAATGGATCACCTGTTAAACGATACCATATTCCAATTAATTAA
- a CDS encoding glycine C-acetyltransferase — MVQSLHDFLNENINYLKENGLYNEIDSIEGANGPEIKIDGKTYVNLSSNNYLGLATNEDLKEAAKAAIDSHGVGAGAVRSINGTLDLHDELEETLAKFKGTEAAIAYQSGFNCNMAAISAVMNKNDAILSDELNHASIIDGCRLSKAKIIRVNHSDMDDLRAKAKEAVESGQYNKVMYITDGVFSMDGDVAKLPEIVKIAEEFGLLTYVDDAHGSGVMGKGAGTVKHFGLQDKIDFQIGTLSKAIGVVGGYVAGTKELIDWLKAQSRPFLFSTSLAPGDTKAITEAVKKLMASTELHDQLWENAQYLKDGLAKLGFNTGESETPITPVIIGDEKDTQAFSKRLKEEGIYVKSIVFPTVPKGTGRVRNMPTAAHTKEMLDKAIEAYEKVGKELNII, encoded by the coding sequence GTGGTTCAATCATTACATGATTTTTTAAATGAAAATATAAACTACTTGAAAGAGAATGGATTGTATAATGAAATCGATTCAATTGAAGGTGCAAACGGTCCAGAAATTAAAATTGATGGTAAAACGTACGTTAACTTATCATCAAATAACTATTTGGGATTAGCAACAAATGAAGATTTAAAAGAAGCTGCTAAAGCTGCCATTGATTCACATGGTGTTGGTGCAGGGGCTGTACGTTCGATAAATGGTACATTAGATTTACATGACGAATTAGAAGAAACATTAGCGAAATTTAAAGGCACAGAGGCAGCAATTGCTTATCAATCTGGTTTCAATTGTAATATGGCTGCGATTTCAGCAGTAATGAATAAAAACGATGCTATTCTTTCTGATGAACTAAATCATGCTTCTATTATAGATGGTTGTCGTTTATCTAAAGCTAAAATCATTCGTGTTAATCACTCAGATATGGATGATTTAAGAGCTAAAGCTAAAGAAGCAGTGGAATCTGGTCAATATAACAAAGTGATGTATATTACTGATGGCGTATTTAGTATGGATGGCGATGTTGCTAAACTACCAGAAATTGTTAAAATCGCAGAAGAATTTGGCTTATTAACTTACGTTGATGATGCACATGGGTCTGGTGTAATGGGCAAAGGTGCTGGTACAGTTAAACACTTTGGTTTACAAGATAAAATCGATTTCCAAATTGGTACATTATCTAAAGCAATTGGTGTTGTAGGTGGTTATGTAGCGGGTACTAAAGAACTTATTGATTGGTTAAAGGCACAATCTCGTCCATTCTTGTTCTCAACTTCATTAGCACCTGGAGATACTAAAGCCATCACAGAAGCAGTTAAAAAATTAATGGCTTCTACTGAGTTACATGATCAATTATGGGAAAATGCACAATATCTTAAAGATGGCTTAGCTAAGCTAGGATTTAACACTGGCGAGTCTGAGACACCAATTACACCTGTGATTATTGGTGATGAAAAAGATACTCAAGCATTCAGTAAACGCCTTAAAGAAGAAGGTATTTATGTTAAGTCTATCGTCTTCCCTACAGTGCCAAAAGGTACAGGTAGAGTTAGAAATATGCCTACTGCAGCACATACAAAAGAAATGTTAGATAAAGCTATAGAAGCATATGAAAAAGTTGGTAAAGAACTTAACATTATTTAA
- a CDS encoding M20 family metallopeptidase, translating to MFDWFQLASKKEKRMIQLRRYLHQYPELSFEEKQTHDYIVNQLSQLSCDIQTPVGRNGIKATFKGKADGPTIAFRADFDALPVQELNDVPYKSKNDGCMHACGHDGHTAILLGVAEIINEHRHLLKGNVVFIFQYGEEIMPGGSQEMINDGCLQDVDKIYGTHLWSGYPTGTIYSRPGPIMASPDEFSITIQGKGGHGAKPQETIDPIVIMAEFILSAQKIVSRTIDPVKQAVLTFGMVQAGSSDSVIPDSAFCKGTVRTFDTNLQNHIKTKMEKLLQGLAVANDITYDFNYIKGYLPLHNHQQAYEVVKQAANDMHLRFNESDLMMIGEDFSHYLKVRPGAFFLTGCGNQDKNITAPHHNPYFDIDESSFKYAASEFLKILELENVF from the coding sequence TTGTTTGATTGGTTTCAATTGGCTAGTAAAAAAGAAAAAAGAATGATTCAATTACGTCGTTATTTACACCAATATCCTGAACTTTCTTTTGAAGAAAAGCAAACACATGACTATATCGTTAACCAACTTAGCCAATTGTCATGTGACATTCAAACGCCAGTAGGTCGTAATGGAATTAAAGCTACTTTTAAAGGAAAAGCTGACGGCCCAACCATTGCATTTAGGGCTGACTTTGACGCACTACCTGTTCAAGAATTAAACGATGTACCTTATAAATCTAAAAATGATGGGTGTATGCATGCGTGTGGTCATGATGGACATACAGCCATATTATTAGGCGTTGCAGAAATCATAAATGAACATCGTCATCTATTAAAAGGTAATGTTGTTTTCATCTTCCAATACGGCGAAGAAATTATGCCCGGTGGTTCACAAGAAATGATCAATGATGGATGTTTACAAGACGTCGATAAGATCTACGGTACACATCTATGGAGTGGTTATCCAACAGGTACTATTTATTCTCGTCCAGGACCAATTATGGCCTCACCTGACGAATTTAGTATCACGATACAAGGTAAAGGTGGTCATGGTGCTAAACCACAAGAAACTATTGATCCAATCGTCATCATGGCTGAATTTATTTTAAGCGCTCAGAAGATTGTATCTCGTACCATCGATCCAGTAAAACAAGCGGTGTTAACATTTGGTATGGTTCAAGCAGGTTCTTCAGATAGCGTGATACCAGATAGTGCGTTTTGCAAAGGAACAGTACGTACCTTTGACACTAATTTACAAAACCATATCAAAACTAAGATGGAAAAATTATTACAAGGTTTAGCGGTAGCTAATGATATCACTTATGACTTTAATTACATTAAAGGTTATTTACCACTTCATAATCACCAACAAGCATATGAAGTTGTTAAACAAGCAGCTAATGATATGCATTTACGTTTTAATGAATCTGATTTGATGATGATTGGAGAAGACTTCTCTCACTATTTAAAAGTCAGACCAGGCGCATTTTTCTTAACAGGATGTGGCAATCAAGATAAAAATATTACTGCACCTCATCATAATCCTTATTTCGATATCGATGAATCATCATTTAAATATGCTGCCAGTGAATTTTTAAAAATTTTAGAACTTGAAAATGTATTTTAA
- the tuf gene encoding elongation factor Tu, protein MAKEKFDRSKEHANIGTIGHVDHGKTTLTAAIATVLAKNGDTVAQSYDMIDNAPEEKERGITINTAHIEYQTDKRHYAHVDCPGHADYVKNMITGAAQMDGGILVVSAADGPMPQTREHILLSRNVGVPALVVFLNKVDMVDDEELLELVEMEVRDLLSEYDFPGDDVPVIAGSALKALEGDEKYEEKILELMQAVDDYIPTPERDSDKPFMMPVEDVFSITGRGTVATGRVERGQIKVGEEVEIIGLHDTSKTTVTGVEMFRKLLDYAEAGDNIGALLRGVAREDVQRGQVLAAPGSITPHTKFKAEVYVLSKDEGGRHTPFFSNYRPQFYFRTTDVTGVVQLPEGTEMVMPGDNVEMTVELIAPIAIEDGTRFSIREGGRTVGSGVVTEIHE, encoded by the coding sequence ATGGCAAAAGAAAAATTTGATCGCTCAAAAGAACATGCCAATATTGGTACTATCGGTCACGTTGACCATGGTAAAACAACATTAACAGCTGCTATCGCAACTGTATTAGCTAAGAACGGTGACACTGTTGCACAATCATACGACATGATTGACAACGCACCAGAAGAAAAAGAACGTGGTATTACAATCAATACTGCACACATCGAATATCAAACTGACAAACGTCACTATGCTCACGTTGACTGCCCAGGACACGCTGACTATGTTAAAAACATGATCACTGGTGCTGCGCAAATGGACGGCGGTATCTTAGTTGTATCTGCAGCTGATGGTCCAATGCCACAAACTCGTGAACACATTCTTTTATCACGTAACGTTGGTGTACCAGCTTTAGTTGTATTCTTAAACAAAGTTGATATGGTAGACGACGAAGAATTATTAGAATTAGTAGAAATGGAAGTTCGTGACTTACTATCTGAATACGACTTCCCAGGTGACGACGTACCTGTAATCGCTGGTTCAGCATTAAAAGCTTTAGAAGGCGACGAAAAATACGAAGAAAAAATCTTAGAATTAATGCAAGCAGTTGATGACTACATCCCAACTCCAGAACGTGATTCTGACAAACCATTCATGATGCCAGTTGAGGACGTATTCTCAATCACTGGTCGTGGTACTGTTGCTACAGGCCGTGTTGAACGTGGTCAAATCAAAGTTGGTGAAGAAGTTGAAATCATCGGTTTACATGACACTTCTAAAACAACTGTTACTGGTGTAGAAATGTTCCGTAAGTTATTAGACTACGCTGAAGCTGGTGACAACATTGGTGCTTTATTACGTGGTGTTGCTCGTGAAGACGTACAACGTGGTCAAGTATTAGCTGCTCCTGGTTCAATTACACCACATACAAAATTCAAAGCGGAAGTTTACGTTTTATCTAAAGACGAAGGTGGACGTCACACTCCATTCTTCAGTAACTACCGCCCACAATTCTATTTCCGTACTACTGACGTAACTGGCGTTGTTCAATTACCAGAAGGTACTGAAATGGTTATGCCTGGTGACAACGTTGAAATGACAGTAGAATTAATCGCTCCTATCGCGATTGAAGACGGTACTCGTTTCTCAATCCGTGAAGGTGGACGTACTGTAGGATCAGGCGTTGTAACTGAAATCCACGAATAA